One Streptomyces sp. V4I8 genomic window carries:
- a CDS encoding ABC transporter permease → MAVEQPTRTPVTQSGDQTRIHNIGYRTYDGPRLGRSYATRSLYSQSLRGAYGLGRSVKSKVLPMLLFVVMCVPAAIMVAVAVATKANDLPLDYTRYAIVMQAVISLYIASQAPQSVSRDLRFKTVPLYFSRPIETADYVRAKYAALASALFILTAAPLLVLYVGALLAKLDFADQTKGFAQGLVSVALLSLLFAGIGLVIASVTPRRGFGIAAVIAVLTISYGAVSTLQAIAEVQNSSGAIAWIGLFSPVTLVDGVQSAFLGATSAFPGGVGPTNGEGAVYALVTLGLIAASYGLLMRRYKKVGL, encoded by the coding sequence ATGGCGGTTGAGCAGCCCACGCGGACACCGGTCACCCAGTCGGGTGACCAGACCCGCATCCACAACATCGGCTACCGCACCTACGACGGCCCCCGCCTCGGCCGCTCCTACGCCACCCGGTCCCTCTACTCGCAGTCCCTGCGCGGCGCCTACGGCCTCGGCCGCTCGGTGAAGTCCAAGGTGCTGCCGATGCTGCTGTTCGTGGTGATGTGCGTGCCCGCGGCCATCATGGTCGCCGTCGCGGTCGCCACCAAGGCGAACGACCTGCCCCTGGACTACACGCGCTACGCGATCGTCATGCAGGCCGTGATCAGCCTGTACATCGCCTCGCAGGCACCCCAGTCCGTCTCCCGCGACCTGCGCTTCAAGACCGTACCGCTGTACTTCTCCCGGCCCATCGAGACCGCCGACTACGTACGCGCGAAGTACGCGGCGCTGGCCTCGGCGCTGTTCATCCTCACCGCCGCCCCGCTGCTGGTGCTCTACGTGGGCGCGCTGCTGGCCAAGCTCGACTTCGCCGACCAGACCAAGGGATTCGCACAGGGACTCGTCTCCGTGGCACTGCTCTCACTGCTGTTCGCCGGCATCGGCCTGGTCATCGCGTCGGTCACCCCGCGCCGTGGCTTCGGCATCGCGGCCGTGATCGCCGTACTGACCATCTCCTACGGCGCCGTCTCCACCCTCCAGGCCATCGCCGAGGTGCAGAACAGCTCGGGCGCCATCGCCTGGATCGGCCTCTTCTCGCCGGTCACGCTGGTCGACGGCGTGCAGTCCGCCTTCCTGGGAGCCACGTCCGCCTTCCCCGGCGGTGTCGGCCCGACCAACGGGGAAGGCGCGGTCTACGCGCTCGTCACCCTCGGCCTGATCGCCGCCAGCTACGGCCTCCTGATGCGCCGCTACAAGAA
- a CDS encoding ABC transporter ATP-binding protein, whose protein sequence is MIATESLSKRFPRVTALDRLSVDVGPGVTGLVGANGAGKSTLIKILLGLSPATEGRAEVLGLDVATKGAAIRERVGYMPEHDCLPPDVSATEFVVHMARMSGLPPTAARERTADTLRHVGLYEERYRPIGGYSTGMKQRVKLAQALVHDPQLVFLDEPTNGLDPVGRDEMLGLIRRIHTDFGISVLVTSHLLGELERTCDHVVVVDGGKLLRSSSTTDFTQTTTTLAIEVTDTEDHPDGTRAVRDALHARGVDVLDGSGGLPGAGHILLLTAQGDETYDLVRDVVADLGLGLVRMEQRRHHISEVFTDSEQGGEQSTEAQRKEAVGHGG, encoded by the coding sequence GTGATCGCGACCGAAAGCCTGAGCAAGCGGTTCCCCCGGGTGACCGCGCTTGACCGGCTCTCCGTGGACGTCGGGCCCGGTGTGACCGGACTCGTCGGAGCCAATGGAGCCGGCAAGTCCACACTGATCAAGATCCTGCTGGGTCTGTCCCCCGCCACCGAGGGCCGAGCCGAAGTGCTCGGACTCGACGTCGCCACCAAGGGCGCCGCCATCCGCGAGCGGGTCGGGTACATGCCGGAGCACGACTGTCTGCCGCCCGACGTCTCGGCCACCGAGTTCGTCGTGCACATGGCCCGGATGTCCGGCCTGCCGCCCACCGCCGCACGCGAGCGCACCGCGGACACGCTGCGCCACGTCGGTCTGTACGAGGAGCGCTACCGCCCCATCGGCGGCTACTCGACCGGCATGAAACAGCGCGTGAAGCTGGCCCAGGCCCTGGTGCACGACCCGCAGCTGGTCTTCCTGGACGAGCCGACCAACGGCCTCGACCCAGTCGGCCGCGACGAGATGCTCGGCCTCATCCGCCGTATCCACACCGACTTCGGCATCTCGGTCCTGGTCACCTCCCATCTGCTGGGCGAGCTGGAGCGCACCTGCGACCACGTCGTCGTCGTCGACGGCGGCAAGCTCCTGCGCTCCAGCTCCACCACCGACTTCACCCAGACCACGACGACCCTCGCCATCGAGGTCACCGACACCGAAGACCACCCGGACGGCACCCGCGCGGTGCGCGACGCGCTCCACGCGCGCGGGGTGGACGTCCTCGACGGCAGCGGCGGCCTCCCCGGCGCCGGTCACATCCTGCTGCTGACCGCGCAGGGTGACGAGACCTACGACCTGGTGCGCGACGTGGTCGCCGACCTCGGCCTCGGCCTGGTGCGCATGGAACAGCGCCGGCACCACATCTCGGAGGTCTTCACCGACAGCGAGCAGGGCGGCGAGCAGAGCACCGAAGCACAGCGGAAGGAGGCGGTCGGCCATGGCGGTTGA
- a CDS encoding MerR family transcriptional regulator, which produces MAEEPAAPAYRIEDLAHLSGATVRTIRAYQDRGLLPRPERRGRANVYADAHLVRLRQIAGLLDRGYTLASIKELLEAWDAGRGLGGVLGLVAEVDGPWTDEEAVRISRAELDERFGGTPDDAAVAEAVELGVLEPVPDDEDSFVVPSPQELAVAVELHAAGVPLSAISAHLRELRGQVEHIAARFLEFTTEHVFARYLDGPHHPTDAEAAEAASLVRRLRPLAQHTVDAELARAMRLLAVRHLRQQLGAGKTPEHRNRTRAVPIPEEAMLAVESLVGPEQATAFVTLAAEREVRARTLDRLASNHSSSADLDETP; this is translated from the coding sequence ATGGCCGAGGAGCCGGCTGCACCCGCCTACCGGATCGAGGACCTGGCGCACCTCAGCGGGGCCACGGTCCGCACCATCCGCGCCTACCAGGACCGAGGCCTGCTCCCCCGCCCCGAGCGCCGTGGCCGCGCCAACGTCTACGCGGACGCCCATCTCGTCCGGCTGCGCCAGATCGCCGGCCTCCTCGACCGCGGCTACACCCTCGCCTCCATCAAGGAGCTTCTGGAGGCCTGGGACGCCGGTCGTGGCCTGGGCGGGGTGCTCGGGCTGGTCGCCGAAGTGGACGGGCCGTGGACCGACGAGGAGGCCGTACGGATCTCCCGCGCCGAGTTGGACGAGCGCTTCGGCGGCACCCCGGACGACGCGGCGGTGGCGGAGGCGGTGGAGCTCGGCGTGCTGGAGCCGGTTCCCGATGACGAGGACTCCTTCGTCGTTCCGAGTCCCCAAGAGCTCGCCGTGGCCGTCGAGTTGCACGCCGCGGGGGTGCCGCTGTCTGCGATCTCCGCGCACCTACGGGAGTTGAGGGGGCAGGTCGAGCACATCGCAGCCCGTTTCCTGGAGTTCACCACCGAACACGTCTTCGCCCGATACCTCGACGGACCACATCACCCGACGGACGCGGAGGCAGCCGAGGCCGCCTCTCTCGTACGTCGTCTGCGCCCGCTCGCACAGCACACCGTGGACGCGGAACTCGCCCGTGCGATGCGGCTGTTGGCGGTGCGCCACCTACGGCAGCAGCTGGGCGCGGGCAAGACGCCGGAACATCGGAACCGGACGAGAGCGGTGCCCATCCCCGAGGAGGCAATGCTGGCCGTGGAGAGTCTGGTTGGCCCAGAGCAGGCAACGGCGTTCGTTACCTTGGCGGCTGAACGTGAAGTGCGCGCACGGACCTTGGACCGGCTTGCCTCAAATCACAGCTCATCAGCTGATCTTGACGAAACCCCTTGA
- a CDS encoding M24 family metallopeptidase has protein sequence MTTAMTGELSVDSAELRGFRQVQQLAYACAEAVAAQLEPGITEREAARMQREWLREGGVRDWFHLPFAWFGDRTAFVNFRIPLQFFPTNRRLEPGMPFILDMAPVYDGYTADIGYSGSLGINPVQDKLMADLEAHRELILREVRERQPLREIYEDVDRLMVRQGYVNRHRAYPFGVIAHKVDRVRRRRWSPHVFGFGTQSLKGLASDALHGHRDGWSPLWSPYRFSDHPPQPGLWAVEPHLGFRGTGAKFEEILVVTDSRDPEQSAFWLDDDLPHVRRWAEEK, from the coding sequence ATGACTACGGCGATGACAGGCGAACTCTCCGTGGACTCAGCGGAATTGCGCGGGTTCAGGCAGGTCCAGCAGCTGGCGTACGCATGCGCCGAGGCCGTCGCGGCGCAGCTGGAGCCGGGCATCACCGAACGCGAGGCGGCACGGATGCAGCGCGAGTGGCTGCGGGAGGGCGGTGTGCGGGACTGGTTCCATCTGCCCTTCGCCTGGTTCGGGGACCGCACGGCGTTCGTGAACTTCCGCATCCCCCTGCAGTTCTTCCCGACCAACCGCCGCCTCGAGCCCGGGATGCCGTTCATCCTGGACATGGCCCCTGTGTACGACGGCTACACGGCCGACATCGGCTACTCGGGTTCGCTCGGCATCAACCCGGTGCAGGACAAGCTGATGGCCGACCTGGAGGCACACCGGGAGCTGATCCTGCGCGAGGTGCGCGAGCGGCAGCCCCTGCGAGAGATCTACGAGGACGTGGACCGGCTCATGGTGCGCCAGGGCTACGTCAACCGGCACCGCGCCTATCCCTTCGGCGTGATCGCGCACAAGGTCGACCGGGTCAGGCGACGCCGCTGGTCACCGCATGTCTTCGGGTTCGGCACCCAGTCCCTGAAGGGCCTGGCGAGCGACGCGCTGCACGGCCACCGCGACGGCTGGTCCCCGCTGTGGTCGCCGTACCGCTTCTCCGACCACCCGCCGCAGCCGGGCCTGTGGGCGGTCGAACCGCACCTCGGCTTCAGAGGTACGGGCGCGAAGTTCGAGGAGATCCTCGTCGTCACCGACTCCAGGGATCCCGAGCAGAGCGCCTTCTGGCTGGACGACGATCTGCCGCACGTGCGGCGCTGGGCGGAGGAGAAGTGA
- a CDS encoding LLM class flavin-dependent oxidoreductase: MSLRLSTVILPYRRWSEGGREAWQRAEQLGFHAAYTYDHLSWRSFRDGPWFGAVPTLTAAAAVTDRLRLGTLVTSPNFRHPVPYAKELISLDDISGGRLTLGVGAGGSGFDATVLGQDPWTPRERADRFAEFVQLLDRLLTSDSVSYEGDFYSAHEARNIPGCVQRPRLPFAVAATGPRGLRLAARYGQAWVTTGDPKLYENGTPEQSIQAIRGQVDKLADACAEIGRDIAGLDKILLTGFTPDRGRPLESLDAFVDFAGRHQELGFTEIVVHWPIPDSDFAADEKVFEQIAMEATTQLR, translated from the coding sequence ATGAGTCTGCGCCTGAGCACCGTGATCCTCCCGTACCGCCGCTGGTCCGAGGGGGGCCGCGAGGCATGGCAGCGTGCGGAGCAGCTCGGCTTCCACGCCGCGTACACCTACGACCACCTCTCCTGGCGCAGCTTCCGTGACGGCCCCTGGTTCGGTGCCGTGCCGACGCTGACCGCCGCCGCGGCCGTCACCGACCGACTGCGGCTCGGCACCCTGGTGACATCGCCGAACTTCCGGCATCCGGTGCCCTACGCCAAGGAACTGATCTCCCTCGACGACATCTCCGGCGGCCGTCTCACGCTCGGCGTGGGTGCGGGCGGCTCCGGGTTCGACGCCACCGTGCTCGGCCAGGACCCATGGACGCCGCGCGAGCGCGCCGACCGGTTCGCCGAGTTCGTCCAGCTCCTGGACCGGCTCCTGACCTCGGACTCGGTGTCGTACGAGGGCGACTTCTACTCGGCGCACGAGGCGCGCAACATCCCGGGTTGTGTGCAGCGCCCCCGGCTGCCCTTCGCGGTCGCCGCGACCGGTCCGCGCGGACTGCGGCTCGCGGCGCGGTACGGGCAGGCCTGGGTCACCACGGGCGACCCCAAGCTGTACGAGAACGGCACTCCTGAACAGTCGATTCAAGCCATTCGCGGCCAGGTGGACAAGCTGGCCGACGCCTGCGCCGAGATCGGGCGGGACATCGCCGGGCTCGACAAGATCCTGCTCACGGGATTCACCCCGGACCGCGGCCGTCCGCTGGAGTCCCTCGACGCGTTCGTGGACTTCGCGGGACGCCATCAGGAGCTGGGATTCACCGAGATCGTGGTCCACTGGCCGATCCCCGACTCGGACTTCGCGGCCGACGAGAAGGTCTTCGAGCAGATCGCCATGGAGGCGACGACGCAGCTGCGGTGA
- a CDS encoding RNA 2'-phosphotransferase: protein MDERRTVKVSKYLSKHLRHQPERIGLTLDEGGWVEIDALIAAATAHGFRFTREELDHVVAANDKRRFAIEGSRIRASQGHSIDVDLGLPPATPPAYLYHGTVARNLDAIRSAGLRPMNRHDVHLSADRETATRVGARRGRPVVLSVDAGAMHRDGHVFHVSANGVWLTKAVPPEYLRFPESH from the coding sequence ATGGACGAAAGACGCACCGTGAAGGTGTCGAAGTACCTCTCGAAACACCTGCGCCATCAACCCGAGCGCATCGGGCTCACTCTCGACGAGGGCGGCTGGGTCGAGATCGACGCACTGATCGCCGCCGCGACCGCGCACGGATTCCGGTTCACCCGGGAAGAGCTGGACCATGTGGTGGCCGCCAATGACAAGCGGCGCTTCGCGATCGAGGGCAGCCGGATCCGCGCCAGTCAGGGCCACAGCATCGACGTCGATCTCGGACTGCCCCCGGCGACACCGCCGGCGTACCTCTACCACGGCACCGTGGCCCGCAACCTGGACGCGATTCGCAGCGCGGGCCTCAGGCCCATGAACAGGCACGACGTGCACCTCTCCGCAGACCGCGAGACCGCGACGCGCGTCGGCGCCCGGCGGGGCCGGCCGGTGGTGCTCTCCGTGGACGCCGGTGCCATGCACCGCGACGGCCATGTCTTCCACGTCAGTGCGAACGGGGTGTGGCTGACGAAGGCCGTGCCGCCGGAGTACCTGCGCTTCCCCGAGTCACACTGA
- a CDS encoding SDR family oxidoreductase encodes MTLQDARERRVRTGGVELCVAELGDPGQPTVILVHGYPDSKEVWSEVAPRLADRFHVVLYDVRGHGRSTAPKPLRGGFTLEKLTDDFLAVADAVSPDRPVHLVGHDWGSAQAWEFTTVKRTEGRIASFTSMSGPSLDHFGHWISGRLKRPTPRRIGQLLGQGAKSWYVYLLHTPALPELAWRGPLGKSWPRILERVEKVPAGGYPTSSLPTDAAHGAWLYRDNVRARLRRPRTDAYAHAPVQLITPLGDAFLSERLYDELELWVPQLTRRTLPAKHWIPRSRPHQLAAWITEFVTAVEGGRPEGVTATGKYADRFGGQLVLVTGAGSGIGRATAYAFAEAGARVVAVDRDTEAAGRTAEMSRLIGAPEAWAETVDVSDEQAMEKLAARVATEYGVVDVLVNNAGIGLSGSFFDTTPEDWKKVLDVNLWGVIHGCRLFGKQMAERGQGGHIVNTASAAAFQPSRALPAYSTSKAAVLMLSECLRAELAGQGIGVTAICPGLVNTNITSTAHFAGVDAEEEKRRQKKSARLYGLRNYPPEKVADAILRAVVRGEAVVPVTPEARGAYLMSRFAPKALRRIARLEPPL; translated from the coding sequence GTGACTCTTCAGGACGCGCGCGAGCGCAGGGTGCGGACCGGCGGGGTCGAGCTGTGCGTCGCCGAGCTGGGCGACCCCGGGCAGCCGACGGTGATCCTCGTGCACGGCTATCCGGACAGCAAGGAGGTGTGGTCCGAGGTCGCCCCGCGACTGGCCGACCGCTTCCACGTCGTGCTGTACGACGTCCGGGGTCATGGCCGGTCGACGGCACCGAAGCCGCTGCGCGGCGGGTTCACGCTGGAGAAGCTGACGGACGACTTCCTGGCCGTCGCGGACGCGGTCAGCCCGGACCGGCCCGTGCACCTGGTGGGGCACGACTGGGGCTCGGCACAGGCCTGGGAGTTCACCACCGTCAAGCGCACCGAGGGCCGGATCGCGTCCTTCACCTCGATGTCCGGGCCGTCCCTGGACCACTTCGGCCACTGGATCAGCGGGCGCCTGAAGCGCCCCACCCCGCGCCGGATCGGTCAGCTCCTCGGCCAGGGCGCCAAGTCCTGGTACGTGTACCTGCTGCACACGCCCGCGCTGCCCGAACTGGCCTGGCGCGGCCCCCTCGGCAAGTCCTGGCCGCGCATCCTGGAGCGCGTCGAGAAGGTCCCCGCCGGCGGCTACCCGACCTCGTCCCTGCCCACGGACGCGGCGCACGGGGCGTGGCTGTACCGGGACAACGTGCGCGCCCGGCTGCGCCGACCACGCACGGACGCGTACGCCCACGCGCCCGTGCAGCTCATCACGCCCCTCGGGGACGCCTTCCTGTCGGAGCGGCTCTACGACGAACTGGAGCTGTGGGTCCCCCAGTTGACCCGGCGCACGCTTCCGGCGAAGCACTGGATACCGCGTTCCCGTCCCCACCAACTGGCGGCGTGGATCACGGAGTTCGTGACCGCCGTGGAGGGCGGACGACCGGAAGGGGTGACGGCGACCGGTAAGTACGCCGACCGCTTCGGCGGCCAGCTCGTCCTGGTCACCGGCGCCGGCAGCGGCATCGGGCGGGCGACGGCGTACGCGTTCGCCGAGGCCGGCGCACGCGTGGTGGCCGTCGACCGGGACACCGAGGCCGCGGGCCGCACCGCCGAGATGTCCCGCCTGATCGGCGCTCCCGAGGCCTGGGCGGAGACCGTCGACGTCTCCGACGAGCAGGCCATGGAGAAGCTCGCCGCGAGGGTGGCCACCGAGTACGGCGTGGTGGATGTCCTGGTGAACAACGCCGGGATCGGCCTGTCCGGATCCTTCTTCGACACCACACCGGAGGACTGGAAGAAGGTCCTCGACGTCAATCTGTGGGGCGTCATCCACGGCTGCCGGCTGTTCGGCAAGCAGATGGCCGAGCGCGGGCAGGGCGGCCACATCGTCAACACCGCCTCGGCGGCGGCGTTCCAGCCTTCCAGGGCCCTGCCCGCCTACAGCACCTCCAAGGCGGCCGTACTGATGCTGAGCGAGTGCCTGCGCGCGGAGCTGGCCGGCCAGGGCATCGGCGTCACCGCGATCTGCCCCGGACTCGTCAACACCAACATCACCTCGACCGCGCACTTCGCCGGGGTCGACGCCGAGGAGGAGAAGCGGCGCCAGAAGAAGTCCGCGCGGCTGTACGGGTTGCGCAACTACCCGCCGGAGAAGGTCGCCGACGCGATTCTGCGGGCGGTCGTGCGCGGTGAGGCCGTTGTTCCCGTGACGCCGGAGGCGCGTGGGGCGTATCTCATGTCACGGTTCGCGCCGAAGGCGCTGCGCAGGATCGCGCGGCTGGAGCCGCCGCTATGA